In Dysidea avara chromosome 3, odDysAvar1.4, whole genome shotgun sequence, a single window of DNA contains:
- the LOC136250791 gene encoding uncharacterized protein, which translates to MAVEKTVLCVFRGRRRPITFESDENAKRESGKLLEAVLAGFEDMICEGQSTASSSSYHLERESEEWDGRRIDVSGFVRDKEEVYLCLSSESTVNEMSRATTKAIDSAKRIGKPSEANAKVLAGLFPGYRGAGQKRKFDPSNESVVAEQHRQKKAAFKGKSKARAKSVNVMIVEANCQTIPRGVKKEKLKDDGKAKVVEFFWYMNTTEVIDELGMVFSVVLVLRN; encoded by the exons ATGGCTGTGGAAAAGACAGTATTGTGTGTGTTCCGAGGAAGAAGAAGACCTATCACATTTGAAAGTGACGAAAATGCTAAGAGAGAAAGCGGAAAATTGCTTGAGGCTGTGCTGGCAGGCTTTGAAGATATGATTTGTGAAGGACAAAGTACCGCTTCAAGCAGCTCATACCATTTGGAAAGAGAAAGCGAGGAATGGGACGGCCGGCGTATAGACGTTTCAGGTTTTGTGCGGGATAAAGAAGAGGTTTATTTGTGCTTGTCAAGCGAATCAACAGTTAATGAG ATGAGTAGAGCAACCACCAAGGCAATTGACAGTGCCAAAAGAATAGGCAAACCATCTGAGGCTAATGCAAAGGTATTAGCTGGGTTGTTTCCTGGCTATAGAGGTGCAGGTCAAAAGAGGAAGTTTGATCCAAGTAATGAAAGTGTTGTTGCAGAGCAACATAGACAGAAGAAAGCAGCATTTAAAGGAAAGAGCAAAGCAAGGGCAAAATCTGTTAATGTAATGATTGTTGAAGCAAACTGTCAAACCATTCCTAGAGGTGTTAAAAAGGAGAAACTGAAAGATGATGGAAAAGCCAAAGTTGTTGAGTTTTTCTGGTACATGAACACGACAGAAGTGATTGATGAGTTAGGCATGGtatttagtgttgttttagttctaaggaactag